From the genome of Candidatus Krumholzibacteriota bacterium, one region includes:
- the mtaB gene encoding tRNA (N(6)-L-threonylcarbamoyladenosine(37)-C(2))-methylthiotransferase MtaB, whose translation MSERRSRTFAVATLGCKLNQYETECVRESLEKAGWVFRRFEEGAEFYIINSCTVTGKTDARTRNLVRRARRVSPGAFIIATGCLAETEPESLERLDEVDLVVGNAGKASLHLVMERIVEAGDDADIRETVDRSAGLEPVFITRFHGHSRAFVKIQEGCDASCSYCIIPRARGPHRSVGQAAVLEQVRLLADGGYGEIVLTGIHIGRYGTDLPEQTDLARLLRRLLDRVPCVRFRLSSIEPTEVTPDLLDIVAGSDRIASHLHIPLQSGDDRILEAMKRTYDTGRFRRGIEAIKERNASIAVGTDVIVGFPGETDESFRRTYAFLSDLPVDYFHVFGYSRRPGTPAASMPGQVDPAIRKSRSGKLIRLGGRKRLSFMRERVGTVESALVQGPAHRFSRFARAVTGNYVEISVPRDRGRIGALAPVLVTHYSRGRLYGRILGGQAEAGIGGKERRR comes from the coding sequence ATGAGCGAACGAAGATCGCGAACATTCGCTGTCGCGACGCTCGGTTGCAAGCTCAACCAGTACGAGACGGAGTGCGTCCGGGAGTCGCTCGAGAAGGCGGGGTGGGTGTTCCGCAGGTTCGAGGAGGGCGCCGAGTTCTACATCATCAATTCATGCACCGTCACCGGGAAGACGGATGCGCGAACGAGGAATCTTGTCCGTCGGGCGCGCCGCGTCTCGCCGGGAGCCTTCATCATCGCCACCGGGTGCCTCGCGGAGACCGAACCCGAATCGCTCGAGCGTCTCGACGAGGTCGATCTCGTCGTCGGCAACGCCGGCAAGGCGTCGCTCCACCTCGTCATGGAGCGCATCGTCGAGGCGGGCGACGACGCGGACATACGCGAGACGGTCGACCGGTCGGCGGGCCTCGAACCGGTGTTCATCACGAGATTCCACGGCCACTCGCGAGCGTTCGTCAAGATCCAGGAGGGGTGCGACGCCTCCTGCTCCTACTGCATCATCCCGCGGGCGCGCGGCCCGCATCGCAGCGTCGGCCAGGCCGCCGTGCTCGAGCAGGTCCGATTGCTCGCGGACGGCGGCTACGGCGAGATCGTGCTCACCGGAATACACATCGGCCGGTACGGCACGGATCTCCCGGAGCAAACCGATCTCGCTCGTCTGCTCCGACGGTTGCTAGACCGCGTCCCATGCGTGAGATTCCGCCTGAGCAGCATCGAGCCGACCGAGGTCACGCCGGACCTTCTCGACATCGTCGCCGGTTCCGACCGGATCGCCTCGCATCTGCACATCCCCCTTCAGAGCGGCGACGACCGGATACTCGAGGCGATGAAACGCACCTACGATACCGGGCGCTTCCGCCGGGGGATCGAGGCGATCAAGGAACGAAACGCATCGATCGCCGTCGGCACGGACGTGATCGTCGGATTCCCCGGCGAGACGGACGAGAGCTTCCGGCGCACGTACGCCTTCCTTTCAGACCTGCCCGTCGACTACTTCCACGTCTTCGGATATTCGCGGCGCCCGGGGACGCCGGCGGCGTCGATGCCCGGACAGGTCGACCCGGCGATACGGAAATCCCGGAGCGGAAAGCTCATCCGTCTCGGCGGGCGGAAACGCCTCTCCTTCATGCGCGAACGGGTCGGCACCGTCGAATCGGCGCTCGTGCAGGGGCCGGCGCACCGTTTCTCGCGCTTCGCGAGGGCGGTTACCGGCAACTACGTCGAGATCTCCGTCCCGCGCGACCGGGGACGGATCGGAGCGCTCGCGCCGGTTCTCGTCACCCACTATTCCAGGGGAAGGCTCTACGGGCGCATTCTCGGCGGGCAGGCCGAGGCGGGCATCGGCGGGAAGGAACGGAGGCGATGA
- the miaB gene encoding tRNA (N6-isopentenyl adenosine(37)-C2)-methylthiotransferase MiaB: MSAPEVWYESYGCQMNAYDTEVIEAIFSGRGWKRAAGPESADVIVVNTCSVREHAETRAIGRLHDLARHGNAVIAVCGCMARRIGTELFEIEPRIRIVAGPDAYDRLAGAVEEALSGGGTFALLERDHGVTYRLPGSTGEERVTRYLSITRGCENFCTYCIVPYLRGPVRSKSPETVVHEVVSLAQSGAREVTLLGQNVMAYDRDGVDFPGLIARILRETDVPRIRFLTTHPRDVDRRIFELMANDPRVCPHLHLPFQAGSDRLLELMNRGYRRSDYLAIVEEGRRIRPDIAFTTDVIVGFPTETRGDFEETLDIVEQVRFDAAFTFRYSPRAGTAAADMVDDVPDGEKRERLAELNESVRRIRGEILAGLVGTETEILLDASVEKGETRYLKGRTVHFRNVLVPAEGLRVGDFARVKPGRLRNFTLIGEVAAGR, translated from the coding sequence ATGAGCGCGCCCGAGGTCTGGTACGAGAGCTACGGCTGCCAGATGAACGCCTACGACACCGAGGTGATCGAGGCGATCTTCTCGGGCAGGGGCTGGAAGCGCGCGGCCGGGCCGGAATCCGCCGATGTGATCGTCGTCAACACATGCAGCGTGCGCGAACATGCCGAGACGAGGGCGATCGGACGGCTGCACGATCTCGCGAGGCACGGGAACGCCGTGATCGCGGTCTGCGGCTGCATGGCCCGGCGCATCGGCACGGAACTCTTCGAGATCGAACCGCGCATCCGCATCGTCGCCGGACCGGACGCCTACGACCGTCTCGCGGGGGCGGTCGAGGAGGCGCTGTCCGGCGGCGGGACCTTCGCGCTCCTCGAACGTGACCACGGCGTCACCTACAGGCTGCCCGGGTCCACCGGGGAGGAGCGCGTCACGCGCTATCTCTCGATCACGCGGGGTTGCGAGAACTTCTGCACCTACTGCATCGTGCCCTATCTCCGGGGGCCCGTCCGCAGCAAGAGCCCGGAAACGGTCGTCCACGAGGTCGTCTCGCTCGCGCAAAGCGGGGCGCGCGAGGTGACGCTGCTCGGCCAGAACGTCATGGCGTACGACAGGGACGGCGTCGATTTCCCGGGCCTCATCGCCCGGATCCTGCGGGAAACCGACGTTCCGCGCATCAGGTTCCTCACGACGCATCCGCGTGACGTCGATCGGCGGATCTTCGAGCTGATGGCGAACGATCCGCGCGTCTGTCCGCACCTGCATCTTCCCTTCCAGGCGGGAAGCGACAGGCTGCTCGAACTCATGAATCGGGGGTACCGGCGAAGCGACTACCTCGCCATCGTCGAGGAGGGCCGGCGCATCCGTCCCGACATCGCCTTCACCACCGACGTCATCGTCGGTTTCCCGACGGAGACGCGCGGCGATTTCGAGGAGACCCTCGATATCGTCGAACAGGTCAGGTTCGACGCCGCCTTCACGTTCCGGTATTCCCCGCGTGCGGGGACGGCGGCGGCCGACATGGTCGACGACGTTCCAGACGGCGAGAAACGCGAGCGTCTCGCCGAGCTCAACGAATCCGTCCGGCGCATCCGGGGCGAGATCCTCGCCGGACTCGTCGGGACGGAGACCGAAATCCTTCTTGACGCTTCGGTGGAAAAAGGCGAAACTCGATATCTCAAAGGAAGAACGGTGCATTTCCGAAACGTCCTCGTTCCCGCGGAAGGGCTGCGCGTCGGGGACTTCGCCAGGGTGAAACCGGGCAGGCTTCGCAACTTCACGCTGATCGGCGAGGTTGCGGCCGGGAGGTAG